In Carassius carassius chromosome 2, fCarCar2.1, whole genome shotgun sequence, the DNA window aggattcagctgtgggatcggagtgccaccagtgcagagcttgctcaggaatggcagcaggcaggtgtgagcgcatctgcacgcacagtgaggcgaagacttttggaagatggcctggtgtcaagaagggaagcaaagaagccacttctctccaaaaaaaacatcagggacagattgatcttctgcagaaagtatagtgaatggactgctgaggactggggcaaagtcatattctccgatgaagcccctttccgattgtttggggcatctggaaaaaggcttgtccggagaagaaaaggtgagcgctaccatcagtcctgtgtcatgccaacagtaaagcatcctgacaccattcatgtgtggggttgcttctcatccaagggagtgggctcactcacaattctgcccaaaaacacagccatgaataaagaatggtaccaaaacaccctccaacagcaacttcttccaacaacagtttggtgaagaacaatgcattttccagcacgatggagcaccgtgccataaggcaaaagtgataactaagtggctcggggaccagaatgttgaaattttgggtccatggcctggaaactccccagatcttaatctcattgagaacttgtggtcaatcctcaagatgcgggtggacaaacaaaaacccactaattctgacaaactccaagaagtgattatgaaagaatgggttgctatcagtcaggatttggcccagaagttgattgagagcatgcccagtcgaattgcagaggtcctgaaaaagaagggccaacactgcaaatactgactctttgcataaatgtcatgtaattgtcgataaaagcctttgaaacgtatgaagtgcttgtaattatatttcagtacatcacagaaacaactgaaacaaagatctaaaagcagtttagcagcaaactttttgaaaactaatatttatgtaattctcaaacttttggccacgactgtactcccATTGCCTGCAATTGATTTCATGTATGTGCTGCTGACTGGTTTCTTGTGTAATTGCTGCTCCTCAGGGACACACCGCTGCTGTATGGGCCGTAGTCATTTTACCAGAGCAGGGCTTAATGCTGTCTGGATCAGCTGACAAGACCATCAAGTTGTGGAAAGCCGGTCGCTGCGAGAATACCTATACTGGTACATTGGTGCAACTGATAATTCTAATGCTTTCAACAATGAAACAATGTTTATTTAATGCTGAATATAGACACTGTGGAGCTTGTTAAGTTTGAACAGATCTCCAGCAGGGGTCAGCGTTAGTAATGTGTCTGTCCTGCAGGTCATGAGGACTGTGTGCGAGGACTCGCTGTGATAAACGAGGTGGAGTTCCTCTCTTGTAGTAATGACGCCAGCATTAGACGGTGGATGGTGACGGGTGAATGTGTGCAGGTTTACTATAGTCACACTAACTATATCTACAGCCTTGCTGTCTTCCCGAACGGACAAGGTGCTTAACTCCAGTTTTGCAGTTGGTTGATATGGTTCTACATATCTGTGCATAAATTCTATATGATCTCCTATACTGTCTACTTTTTTCCTGTTCTAGACTTCATAAGCACAGGAGAGGACCGGACACTGAGGATCTGGAGGAAGGGGGAATGTTCCCAGACTATCCGTCTTCCTGCCCAGTCAGTGTGGTGCTGCTGCATTCTGCCTGATGGAGACATTGCTGTGGGAGCCAGGTATACATACTGTTTCTGTTTCATATCGCCGAAACTATTTACAGTATATTATCCTGCGTGGGGCTGACCATGTCACATTTCACTGAAGCGATGGCATTATCCGCGTGTTCACCGAGAGCCAAGAGCGTGTAGCGAGTGCTCAGGCCCTACAGGCTTTTGAGGATGAACTCTCCAAAGCCATCATCGACCCAAAGACTGGAGACTTGGGCGACATCAAGATAGAGGACTTACCTGGCCGAGAGCACCTGGATGAACCAGGTAAGCCTTGGACACATGTAGTGTTTTCAAGAACGTTCAGGCttatttgtgtattatttatattttattgtagtattaaacaatattttgaattagctttaattttttatgttatgtttttattgtctgttctgttttctttctttttttcagttttagtcaatTTAGTACTtcgttaaattagtttttttttattcattctttttaagttttagttagttACAACACTGCGAATGCTACGCTAATATTTTTGATTATAATGGATcagtatttatattaaaaaaataatacatatatatatatatatatatatatatatatatatacacactgtgtatatatatatatatatatatatatatatatatatatatatatatgatatccTTGTGGGCAGCACGCCAGTATATAGTTCTGCTGTGCTTCAGGCGTCCCAAGTTCAAGTCCCAGCTCACAGACCTTTCCCGATCCCGTCCCTCTCTCACTTTCTCACTTTGCTACTTTCTAGCTACTGTCCTATCATAATAAGggcaaaaataaatctttatatatataaaaaaaatatatatatccttttAACTCtgcataaaaaaatgtgtatataatacatatttatatttttgcattataCCTCACTTTGCTCACTGTATTATAATTGTATATGTGTAGGGAATCGGGATGGCCAGACGCGGCTCATAAAGGAGGGTTCTAATGTTGAAGCGTATCAGTGGAGCGTGAGTGATGGACGCTGGGTGAAGATCGGAGATGTAGTGGGCGGGTCTTCTCAGCAGAATTCAAAGCGAGTGATGTATGAAGGCAAGGTGAGACACATAGTATTGTTCTTGTAATGATCCAGTAGATTGTGTGCACAGTATATGAGTATGATTTAGTCACTGTTTGCTGTCAATTGCAGTTTTTGTTCATAAATTGAATCAAGCAATGTTTTTATGGTCCACACTTGTGGTAGTCTGTTGTGTGAGAGCTGTTAAATGTCCAGTGTTGATGCTGTCCAGAGGTTAAACTGTAGTCATGTTGTAACTCTTGTGATTTCCCTGCCTAAAGGAATATGACTTCGTCTTCTCTATCGATGTGAATGAGGGAGGTCCTGGCTTGAAGCTGCCTTACAATGCGTCGGACGACCCCTGGCTGACAGCTCACAACTTCCTGGAGAAGAATGACCTGAGCCCCATGTTCTTGGATCAGGTGGCTAATTTCATCATCGAGAACACTAAAGGCCACACTCTTGGCCCAGCCCCCACCTCTGCCGCAGACCCCTTCACAGGTAACTGGAACGATATGCTTTCACAAACACCCACTTTATTCAGCTTAAGGTAAAGACAGATACGTGCTATATTCCTCTTGTCTTGTCAGGTGCGGGACGGTACATTCCGggttcaggaagtgacagacaAGGATTTGGCAATGATCCTTTCACAGGTGGGCCTTTTTGAATAGCATTTGTTATTTGCTAATATGAAATCAAAGTTGTGAGAGATGTTTATGTTTGTTTGGACAGGGGCTGGACGGTATATACCCGAGTCAGGATCCACAGGCACAGTGTCTTCAGGCAGAGCCGATccttttactggtaaaatacaTGCAATACATCCAGAACAGCACTTGCATGCATGCATCATGTACACTGATATACCTCTCAATGCTCTCTAGGTGGCAGTGCCcattcctcttcctctctttcgAAATCAAAGACAAACATCTTCTTCCCCAATACGGATGGAGTTATGTTTGAACAGGCGAATACAACTCAGATTCTTGGTAAGTGACACTTTTACATCAGTGAAGACATACTTGATGACAAAAACGATCGTGTGTCCCTACATAACATTTCCTCAATATCATGTGTAGGTAAGCTTCGGGAGCTGAACAACACTGCTCCTGCGGACCGTAAGCTGAGTGACGTAGCACTGGACTGTCTGGAGAAGTTGTTGCTCCTAGTAACAGACGTGAAAGGTCAGGAACAGCCCACAGCAGAGCAGATCAGTGTACTGTGGAGGACTAGCCACTGGCCAGAAGGTAAGGCATTGAGCCTACTTAATTTAAAGAGGACATAACACACAGTTTCTGcaaatctcatgttaatcttgagtacctataaagtagtattgcatccttcatgTCTCCAAATAGactttagttttatcagattttcTAAAAGACCGATACAGCTCTACCTCTTCTCTGCTAAAACAGTTGAGCTCCTGGAGGCACAAGCATGCTGGCTCTGGTTTATATGTGCACTCACTCTTCCTGGAGAAGTGCCAATAGAAGGAATTCCGTCTGTCATGATGTCATACAGGGCCATACTccgataaaaagaaaaaaaaaagcttattgaaACTTATACAAACCCTGACGAAGTGTATTTGGCACAGAAATACTCCATACGTCcaactcgtttttttttttttttactttggccatgtttagcatgagaatctttaacagtgtaaataagtcagaatgcatgaaatagcattagacCTCCCCTTTAAATAAACAGTTCACTATACTATCACTGCTGGCAGAGGTCTTCAATCCTGCTTCTGGAAGGCCATGGTAATGCAGAATATAGCTCCAGCTCTAATCAAACCGCCTGAACAAGcgaatcaatgtcttcaggattcaTACAAAAGTCTGTAGCCCGTTGCTTGAAGCTAGCTGAACAAATTCTGAGTTTTAGAGTAAGTTGACAAATCCAACCTGGTTTAGATCAGTCTCAGCAGGCTCACAAAGCAAAGTAAAAACGCTGTGTCAACTTGATCCAGTGATTTGTGATTAATTAGTGAATGCATCTGAAAGTGTGACACGTGCAGCTAACAGCCAATCACACGCATGGACATGGAGAGCATCGGTTTGATTCACTTCTCGTGACAGTCGGCTCAATTCATTTCTCTGCTTAAGATTAAAAGgtgttgttattaaaattattataaaattaaattaatttacaagaCAGTAACAAACTGCTGTTATTTTTACCCATttgtatactttttaaatattaccatttaggtttaatttatttttatttcagtatcacatttatttatttttcatttgatctcataatgtttaattaaaaagtcATAACTGGACCTTCCAGGGGAAAAAcaacagacttctctctggtgacgtATGTAGGACTTGTGTTCCACTTTTGAGCACAAAGCCCATATCTCAAAATCTAATTAACAACCTATAAATAAAACTCAgtcttttggttttgttttgaaaaaatcTGTCACACTTGGATGTATGCCAAAATACAGACTGTTGCTACTTCCAGTCAATTAATCAGTCATCATTTCCCTCCTCAGACATTGTCTTCCCAGTGTTGGACATCCTGCGTTTGGCTGTGCGCCATCCTGAAGTCAACGCCCAGCTTTGTGGAGGGACTGAAGGTGCCAGTCTCTGCAACCATCTCCTGGGTCTCATGTCCTCTGAGGGCAGGCCCGCCAATCAGATGCTGGCACTCCGCATTCTCTGCAACTGTTTCTCTGGGTCCCACGGCCGCGCTCTTCTCTTGGGTCACCGTGACACAGTCCTGTCCCGGGCCGGAGACCTCCGTGTGGTCTCCAACAAGAACATCCACGTGGCGCTGGCTACCTTGGTGCTCAACTATGCTGGAAGGTTGTACGGTCAACTCACTGAGATCGAGGCGAAGGCACAGTGCTTATCAGTGGCCAGCACTGCCTTGGAGGTCGTACAGGACAAAGAGGCCATCTTCAGGCTGCTGGTGGCCCTGGGGACCACAGTGGCCGGGGACAGCACTGCAAAGGACCTTGCACGATCTTTGGGTGTCAACTCTCAGATTTCTAAATATGCCCGGGTCTCTGATCCGGCTAAAGTGGGCGAGTGCTGTCGACTAGTGCTTGATGAACTGCAGTGATGTCAAGCGACTTCTTCCATTACTACTCCTACATGAGGAAACTTTCAGATCTCTTAAACCGCAGTCTGTATATCATTAGTTTGCATTTAAATTTTCACATTTTGATGCTGAATGGATCTGAATGAATGCATGATGTGAATAAACACTGATTATTAATTCAAATGTTTCCTAAAGCAAGGCTCATGTTATTGAGGAAGATTGGAGGTTCTCAACCCACACACTGAATCAGAGATCATGTTAGTTAATGGCATTCATGTCTCGTAATAATCTTCTGAGtgaaactgaattcaatgatttcATTCACGTAAAACCAGAAATGTGTGTTAATAAAGAAAATTGGTTCAATTTTGATTCCAAGTTGACGTTTAAGGTGAAGGAAATCTATTAAGGTGTTCCAGATTTCTCTCTAAAGTATTAAGCATCTGTAATTAAAACACAGGTAAAATCCTGGTTTAGCTTTCAAGTCTAACTGCAGTTTTcaggtaaaaacaaaaaacacgcATTTACTATGCCATTGCTATTAAAATACATTGAACGGTCACAACCCCAAATATTTCATGTCTCCACTATATTATTTAGcaagacaaacagaaaataaataatgctaaaatacatATGTCTACAGCATGGGTGGCTTTTGCCAAGTAACACACTATGAGCTATCTTTGTGCAAGTTAGAGCACTGCATTGTTAGTCTCTTTTGGACCCTATAGAGTAGTAAACTGTCAGCTTTGTAACATGCTGTACTTGAAGCATGAAGCAAGCCACTACATAGCACATCATCTGGACAATCAAGTTTTAAAAATCATGTAATATGACTGACAGTGTCAGGGTTTGGTACAGTTTTAGTGAACATGATTAACTTTAATCATGTCACATTTGTCAAATAAACTTTTAATCTGTAGTAGGGATGCACTGAAATTAAACCAACGTTTCTGGATGCACTTGGCCAAAAACCGTAACGGAAACTGAAGAtgctttttaataattatttattattttattaaataatataaaatactttttcattTAACTCTATCATTTGAATGATACTGAATGTAAAACAGCCACGCTTTTATtgaaaggaaattaatgaaattGGACAGCAACAGAATCAGATTTTTTCATCCAAATGATGTGTAGTCCTACAGAGCTATTATTATCAGAGCATGTGAGCAAAACATAGTATCACGAGAGGGTAGCGTCATTTTACCAGTGTTGCTCAGCACATTGGCCTATAACACCATAGAGATATGGATTtgttctcaatatatatatatatatatatatatatatatatatatatatttacaacattttttattgattttctgCTGTTATTGTCAGACCTGAACTTCTCAAAGTAACAAAACGAAATAGGGGAGTTGTTTTGAGATCAGTTCTTTCTGAGATATAGACTATATAATGTGGCCCATATGAGTCAGGGACTTTGACCAGCCTCTTTGGAAGTAGGAATGATGGTCAAAACATACAGTCTGTGAAGTACTATGGTAAGTGATCTGAATGTGGAAGAGTTATATTCAGTCAGCTTTCCACAAAAGCAATTTCCTTTAAACTTTTAGAGCTGTTCTCCTTTAGTTGAATTTTATCCTAAcaggaattatttattttacttgttcAGATCAAAAACAACTAACTTGATTACACTTTTTAAACTTCATTTATATAAAccacattgttttattattgtatttttctgtttGGTTTATGATAGagcattttgtattttatgttattcagtgtattttttatactgtttaaggagtttggggtcagtaagatcttttcatatttttgaaagaagtctccttgcatgtttaataaaaatacagttaaaacagtaatattatgaaatgttagattatttaaattgaaaataacttttccattgattattattattattatgatttatttatttattgcatgtaatgtattcctgtgatggcaaacaaatttctcagcagccattactccagtcttcatacaatctttcagaaataattttcatATTCTGATCTGatgttcacttattattattttttattataaatatcaaGACTGAAATCAAtcgtgcttcttaatattttgttgtacattttttcaggattatttgattaatggaatgttcaaaagaacagtatgtgaaatcttttgtagcataaatgtatttactgacaCTGCTggttaatttaatgtgtccttgctgaataataagTTATAAGTTCCTAAAGGAAGGGAGGGTCTTCTTGTGGATGTGTTTGGGGGTATGCTGTGGTGTCTGCCACCTTTCCCATCAGGCTGGGAGTCACTCATGTTTCCTGTGTCAAAAACAGGTCTCCATGTCCCCCTCTATGACCTCCGCCTCGCGCCAGACGTCCACGATGGTCGGCTGTCTTAAACATGTCCTTGGCCTTGCTATGAAGGAGATGAGACAATATCTAAATCAAAAAGTAAAATgcgtaatttaatatataatataataaataaatattagactGAAAATagcacagagaaagagacagaattTGAAGGGTTTAAGTGTCCTGTGCTGTGACCCATTTAAAGTGTTTTGTAAAGACAGGAATTTTCTTGAACAACAATTTCTATTAACATTAAAGCACACTTCCTCACATGGACTCTATTACATTATACAGACATTTTATCTGAGGATTTTGGCAGGAAGCATTTTTGTTAACCTTGGCACGCACGAGTTTGATTTACACAGGCCAATTATACAAGGGTTTTAAAACTCCACAAATTACACATAATACAAGGATTTTAGGAAGGGGAAATGCTGACACTCTTCCTCTGATGTTTTCTGAGTTCACCCAAATACACAGAGACACACCTACAAAGTTAACATTCATAATAACCTACGGACCACCAGTGATTCTTTACTCACTCCGTGTGACTCCGTGTGATTATTAACTTTTGCTAAAACCTTGCGTACCAAGCTTTTCCCCAaggttatttatttgtaaaaacaaaactgCTTACTGGTGCCAAAATCGCATAACGCGCTCCGTCTGACAGGGGTGCAGAGCTGGAACTGTTGCCTGTTCGCAAGACCACGTTGTTTTGGGCGTTCCTTGACCATTAAAGCCTTGCAGTCTTGTAATGATGTAATATACGCTCTTAAAATCAGTTCCGCCACCTGTGCGCTTTCTGCTTTTATTTGGTGACAGTGCGATGAGCGCGTGACCGAGAGCGCGCAGCCATTCGCTTCTCCGCTCGGAACTCTGACGGAATGTCAGCCGCTGCTCGTAGAAACTCGTCCAAAACCGGGAACGGCGTGAAGTCCGAGTCCGACCCGGATAAAACTCGGACGGTACGCAGAGAGCTGTCGAATGAGTGCACACACAATGAATGGGATAATATTATGGAGTCTTCGTCTAGAGGTAGGGACGCGGGAGAGCAGCACGACCACCAAAgagaattaaaagaaaaaaagtgtttctcaATACATTTGTATTGCATTCTTATGTTAATGAACGTATGAAGTTGATCTTACGTTTTTAATAATATGACCATACATGTTGCACTGCCCGATACTGGATAAAATATCTATTAACAGTttagctatatgaaaaacaaattattttcttttgacaACTTCTCGATTAAGTGACCAAAAGGGGAGAATGCTAAATATTTGTAGTGCTGGTTTGAGCAGATGTTTGGTCTCCAATGACTTCTAAGCACAGAAATCTAAAATTCTAGGTGTTCCGTGTTTTGTATCTTAATGTATAGGCTATTATATTAATTGCTTATCATTTAGTTGAAATTTTCTATGTCCTTTATTCTCCGTCATGTTAGTATTTAGTAAAATCCCTGAAACTTACAATGACATCATCCCCCAGGAAGTGTCATCACCATTTTGGTGGGAAATCAAAAGCACAAACGACAATATATTTTAGCGATGGATTTAATAGATTCTGTGATGTTTTGTGGTAGGCTGTTAATTGGTTTGTTTCTAAAACATTCAAGACGACACCCTCATGTAAACTGCCTCTATATCTCACGCTACTCGATGGCTAACACGTCATCATTTCCATCCTGTTTGTTGTAAAACTAATCAAGGTTGAATTAATAATCTTTAAATGTCTGTACTTGACTACAGTATttctaaaaatatgatttaaaattcattaaacttCAACACAATTATATAGTAAAGTGTTAAGCACAACAGAAATTCTCCACATCATTATTAGTGCCAAGATGTGTACATTTCTTTTCAGATTATAAGACCTCAAGAGGAAGCATCAAAGGTATTCCTGGATCTCCTGATGATAATATACCAACAGGTGAATCCAGCTCAATACTATACTGTCTGTGACAATACCAACTTCCTCTTAATTCACCGTGACTGATGTGAATAAATCCTGATCTTTGTGTAAATGATAATGAAATACTATGTGGGAAAACTGTCCAGAGTTGGCAGTTCTTGGCTCTGAGACAAGTTTCTGGGACAACTTATTCACtatcatgccattccaaacctgtatgacttcgtggaacacaaaagaagatattgcaTAGTGTGTTgggaaccaaacagttttggtgaaCCTAGACCTCCGTTGTAGTACAATTAATGAaagatttctcaaaatatcttcttatatGCTCCACGATAGAAggaaagggtgagtaaatgacagaatttcatttttatttttatttttttgtaatgaactattcctttcactGAACTTTGACTTGCTTTAGTGACACTCAAAAAGAGTAACTTTTAGAGATCATACATTGGACTTTACAAAGCCCATTGACTGTCATTTATTAACCCTTTCTGTTAAACACAACAGTGAAACATCACATGATTATGTGAACATGCAAAATCAAACTGTGGATTGAACCATGAATATTGCTCTTGTGATGAATGTTTTAGGTTATAACCGAATATAGTAGAACTAGACCTGGAATTTACAGCAGTATAAAGGTTTAGTTTATGATGTCACCTTACACTGACTGGCCTTTTTCACGTCACTGAGTCACTTTCTTTACAGATTTACTAGAGGAGTGGAGGCTGATCTGTTAGTGTTGGATGCGGTGGTAGATATAATGTTGACTTTATACTGTTTCCTGTGGCAGTGTTGGCTATGCAGCTGGCTATGGTGGAAGGGCCAGATCGACTTCCTGCCGATGAGGACACACAGGAAGTGCTTTGCAGGAAACTTTGTTTGCTGGAAGCTGACCTCTCAGGGGTCATGACCTTAATCTCTGTAGGACCATCTCTATTCAGACTGCATAAAATATTCAAAACCATTCTGAAATGTGTTTAAGAAAATATACACGCATTTAACATACTAGTTTCCCTGTCTTGCAGGAACTGTCTGCTCATTTTGTATCCATCAACAGTGAGGAAAGGACTATATTTATCACTTTTAAAACCCTTGAAGAAATATGGAAGTTCAGCACATACCACAAAATGGGTCTGTTCTTATTTCTGTGCTGCAGATATATGTagattctgcttaatatttttgtgggaactgatatacactaccattcaaaggtttagggTAAGATAGATTTGGGAGGAAAAAGGGTTGTAAATATTACATGTATTCAGCAAAGACactttgaattgatcaaaagtgacagcaaagaaaCTTTAATGTTAAAGAGGAtttctttttcatataaatgctgctcttttaaactttgtattcatcaaagaatccaacatgcatggataataataagaaccgATTTTAATAACTTGAGCACCAATAATGgatgagcatcaaatcagcatattagaatgatttctgaaagaccaATAATCTGTGGtgtatattaaaagctaaataTCTCAAAAGACTTACCAAATGTCTAATTTTCACAAGGTTTCTTGGGGCAGTGTATGGAAAACCTTCTCATGGACCAGGAGTTCTGGTTAATCTCTCTTGATCAACATTCAGGAATTGAGATCTCAATTAAAGAAGAGATGCTAAATCTGATGTATAAAGGCTTTCTAATGCAAGAAGGTAATAAATAGTGTTTATGCACTCTATATACTAGAATAAAGCTATGTGATGTTTAAAAACAGACTTGCACATGTGCGTGTGAATACCGCTGCtttctgtaataaaat includes these proteins:
- the LOC132109316 gene encoding phospholipase A-2-activating protein-like; translated protein: MSGSNSYRLRCSLAAHEMDVRGLAAAAFPHGAFVSVSRDRTARVWVPNPSETQVFTEMHCMNGHSNFVSCVCIIAPNETYPRGLIATGGHDNNICVFSLDRPDPLFTLKGHKNTVCTLSSGKFGTILSGSWDTTAKVWLGEKCMMTLQGHTAAVWAVVILPEQGLMLSGSADKTIKLWKAGRCENTYTGHEDCVRGLAVINEVEFLSCSNDASIRRWMVTGECVQVYYSHTNYIYSLAVFPNGQDFISTGEDRTLRIWRKGECSQTIRLPAQSVWCCCILPDGDIAVGASDGIIRVFTESQERVASAQALQAFEDELSKAIIDPKTGDLGDIKIEDLPGREHLDEPGNRDGQTRLIKEGSNVEAYQWSVSDGRWVKIGDVVGGSSQQNSKRVMYEGKEYDFVFSIDVNEGGPGLKLPYNASDDPWLTAHNFLEKNDLSPMFLDQVANFIIENTKGHTLGPAPTSAADPFTGAGRYIPGSGSDRQGFGNDPFTGAGRYIPESGSTGTVSSGRADPFTGGSAHSSSSLSKSKTNIFFPNTDGVMFEQANTTQILGKLRELNNTAPADRKLSDVALDCLEKLLLLVTDVKGQEQPTAEQISVLWRTSHWPEDIVFPVLDILRLAVRHPEVNAQLCGGTEGASLCNHLLGLMSSEGRPANQMLALRILCNCFSGSHGRALLLGHRDTVLSRAGDLRVVSNKNIHVALATLVLNYAGRLYGQLTEIEAKAQCLSVASTALEVVQDKEAIFRLLVALGTTVAGDSTAKDLARSLGVNSQISKYARVSDPAKVGECCRLVLDELQ